A genome region from Arachis duranensis cultivar V14167 chromosome 6, aradu.V14167.gnm2.J7QH, whole genome shotgun sequence includes the following:
- the LOC107493777 gene encoding pyruvate kinase 1, cytosolic isoform X2, which produces MQSSHLLLEEPIRMVSILDPSKPSFFPAMTKIVGTLGPKSRSVDVISDCLKAGMSVARFDFSWGDPEYHQHTLENLKAAIKATKKLCSVMLDTVGAELQVVNKSEKPISLEVDSQVVLTPHKGQEASSQILPINFDGLAKSVKKGDTIFVGQYLFTGSESTSVWLQVAEVKEQDVICTIKNSATLAGSLFTLHASQVHIDLPTLSEKDKEVIRTWGVKNKIDFLSLSYTRHAEDVRQAREFLSKLGDLSQTQIFAKIENAEGLTHFDEILQEADGIILSRGNLGIDLPPEKVFFFQKSALRKCNMAGKPAVLTRVVDSMTDNLRPTRAEATDVANAVLDGSDAILLGAETLRGLYPVETITTVGRICFEAEKVFNQDLYFKKIVRYVGEPMSHLESIASSAVRAAIKVKASVIICFTSSGRAARLIAKYRPTMPVLSVVIPQLKTDQLQWRFSGAFEARQSLIVRGLFPMLADPRHPAESTSATNESILKLALDHGKASGIIKSHDRVVVCQKVGDASVVKIIELED; this is translated from the exons ATGCAGTCGAGTCACCTACTTCTCGAAGAACCCATTCGGATGGTCTCCATCCTCGACCCATCCAAACCC AGCTTCTTCCCTGCAATGACGAAGATCGTCGGAACCTTGGGCCCTAAATCTCGCTCCGTCGACGTTATTTCTGACTGCCTCAAAGCCGGAATGTCCG TGGCTCGTTTCGATTTCTCATGGGGAGACCCTGAGTACCATCAACACACACTCGAGAATCTAAAGGCTGCCATCAAGGCCACCAAGAAGCTCTGCTCT GTGATGCTGGACACAGTGGGGGCGGAGTTGCAGGTTGTTAACAAGAGTGAGAAGCCAATCTCCCTTGAGGTGGACAGCCAGGTAGTTCTAACTCCTCACAAGGGACAAGAGGCCTCTTCGCAGATACTCCCCATCAATTTTGACGGATTAGCCAAG TCAGTGAAGAAAGGAGACACCATTTTTGTTGGTCAATACTTGTTCACAGGAAGTGAATCGACTTCTGTATGGCTTCAG GTGGCTGAAGTCAAAGAGCAGGATGTCATTtgtacaataaaaaattcagcAACATTGGCAGGGTCATTGTTCACTTTGCATGCTTCTCAAGTTCATATTGATTTGCCTACCCTCTCGGAGAAAGACAAGGAG GTTATAAGGACTTGGGGAGTCAAAAACAAGATTGATTTTCTTTCATTGTCATATACTAGGCATGCTGAAGATGTTCGCCAA GCTCGTGAATTCCTTTCCAAGTTAGGCGATCTCAGCCAAACTCAAATTTTTGCAAAGATTGAAAATGCTGAG GGGCTGACTCATTTTGATGAGATTCTACAAGAAGCGGATGGTATTATCCTTTCCCGTGGGAATTTGGGAATTGATCTTCCACCAGAGAAG gtatttttctttcaaaaatctgCTCTTCGTAAGTGCAATATGGCTGGGAAACCTGCTGTGCTTACACGTGTTGTGGATAGCATGACTGACAACTTAAGACCAACTCGAGCAGAAGCTACTGATGTTGCCAATGCTGTTTTAGATG GAAGTGATGCAATACTTCTGGGTGCCGAGACTCTACGTGGGTTATACCCTGTTGAGACTATCACTACTGTAGGAAGAATCTGTTTTGAG GCTGAGAAAGTTTTTAATCAAGACCTTTATTTTAAGAAGATTGTAAGATATGTTGGAGAACCCATGAGCCACTTGGAATCTATTGCATCATCGGCg GTAAGAGCAGCTATTAAGGTGAAGGCTTCTGTTATAATTTGCTTCACTTCATCTGGAAGGGCTGCAAG ATTGATAGCAAAGTATAGGCCAACAATGCCTGTTCTCTCTGTTGTCATTCCCCAACTTAAGACAGATCAGCTACAATGGAGATTTAGCGGAGCTTTTGAG GCAAGGCAATCTCTTATTGTTAGAGGTCTCTTTCCCATGCTTGCAGATCCTCGGCACCCT GCAGAATCAACAAGCGCAACAAACGAATCGATTCTCAAGCTTGCCCTTGATCATGGGAAAGCCTCAGGAATTATAAAGTCACACGATCGAGTTGTTGTTTGCCAGAAAGTTGGTGATGCATCAGTGGTTAAGATTATTGAGCTTGAAGATTAA
- the LOC107493777 gene encoding pyruvate kinase 1, cytosolic isoform X1 — MQSSHLLLEEPIRMVSILDPSKPSFFPAMTKIVGTLGPKSRSVDVISDCLKAGMSVARFDFSWGDPEYHQHTLENLKAAIKATKKLCSVMLDTVGAELQVVNKSEKPISLEVDSQVVLTPHKGQEASSQILPINFDGLAKSVKKGDTIFVGQYLFTGSESTSVWLQVAEVKEQDVICTIKNSATLAGSLFTLHASQVHIDLPTLSEKDKEVIRTWGVKNKIDFLSLSYTRHAEDVRQAREFLSKLGDLSQTQIFAKIENAEGLTHFDEILQEADGIILSRGNLGIDLPPEKVFFFQKSALRKCNMAGKPAVLTRVVDSMTDNLRPTRAEATDVANAVLDGSDAILLGAETLRGLYPVETITTVGRICFEAEKVFNQDLYFKKIVRYVGEPMSHLESIASSAVRAAIKVKASVIICFTSSGRAARLIAKYRPTMPVLSVVIPQLKTDQLQWRFSGAFEDQLPTHLWESLFTASARQSLIVRGLFPMLADPRHPAESTSATNESILKLALDHGKASGIIKSHDRVVVCQKVGDASVVKIIELED, encoded by the exons ATGCAGTCGAGTCACCTACTTCTCGAAGAACCCATTCGGATGGTCTCCATCCTCGACCCATCCAAACCC AGCTTCTTCCCTGCAATGACGAAGATCGTCGGAACCTTGGGCCCTAAATCTCGCTCCGTCGACGTTATTTCTGACTGCCTCAAAGCCGGAATGTCCG TGGCTCGTTTCGATTTCTCATGGGGAGACCCTGAGTACCATCAACACACACTCGAGAATCTAAAGGCTGCCATCAAGGCCACCAAGAAGCTCTGCTCT GTGATGCTGGACACAGTGGGGGCGGAGTTGCAGGTTGTTAACAAGAGTGAGAAGCCAATCTCCCTTGAGGTGGACAGCCAGGTAGTTCTAACTCCTCACAAGGGACAAGAGGCCTCTTCGCAGATACTCCCCATCAATTTTGACGGATTAGCCAAG TCAGTGAAGAAAGGAGACACCATTTTTGTTGGTCAATACTTGTTCACAGGAAGTGAATCGACTTCTGTATGGCTTCAG GTGGCTGAAGTCAAAGAGCAGGATGTCATTtgtacaataaaaaattcagcAACATTGGCAGGGTCATTGTTCACTTTGCATGCTTCTCAAGTTCATATTGATTTGCCTACCCTCTCGGAGAAAGACAAGGAG GTTATAAGGACTTGGGGAGTCAAAAACAAGATTGATTTTCTTTCATTGTCATATACTAGGCATGCTGAAGATGTTCGCCAA GCTCGTGAATTCCTTTCCAAGTTAGGCGATCTCAGCCAAACTCAAATTTTTGCAAAGATTGAAAATGCTGAG GGGCTGACTCATTTTGATGAGATTCTACAAGAAGCGGATGGTATTATCCTTTCCCGTGGGAATTTGGGAATTGATCTTCCACCAGAGAAG gtatttttctttcaaaaatctgCTCTTCGTAAGTGCAATATGGCTGGGAAACCTGCTGTGCTTACACGTGTTGTGGATAGCATGACTGACAACTTAAGACCAACTCGAGCAGAAGCTACTGATGTTGCCAATGCTGTTTTAGATG GAAGTGATGCAATACTTCTGGGTGCCGAGACTCTACGTGGGTTATACCCTGTTGAGACTATCACTACTGTAGGAAGAATCTGTTTTGAG GCTGAGAAAGTTTTTAATCAAGACCTTTATTTTAAGAAGATTGTAAGATATGTTGGAGAACCCATGAGCCACTTGGAATCTATTGCATCATCGGCg GTAAGAGCAGCTATTAAGGTGAAGGCTTCTGTTATAATTTGCTTCACTTCATCTGGAAGGGCTGCAAG ATTGATAGCAAAGTATAGGCCAACAATGCCTGTTCTCTCTGTTGTCATTCCCCAACTTAAGACAGATCAGCTACAATGGAGATTTAGCGGAGCTTTTGAG GACCAACTACCAACTCATTTGTGGGAAAGCTTATTTACGGCTAGT GCAAGGCAATCTCTTATTGTTAGAGGTCTCTTTCCCATGCTTGCAGATCCTCGGCACCCT GCAGAATCAACAAGCGCAACAAACGAATCGATTCTCAAGCTTGCCCTTGATCATGGGAAAGCCTCAGGAATTATAAAGTCACACGATCGAGTTGTTGTTTGCCAGAAAGTTGGTGATGCATCAGTGGTTAAGATTATTGAGCTTGAAGATTAA